Proteins from a genomic interval of Puniceicoccus vermicola:
- a CDS encoding transposase: protein RRYTAEFKKEAVKMIIIEGTPVKEVSEQLGVPEGMLYSWRKKHLDDLEAEAPEGAQSPKAMAEELAQVRKELAKQKRMNEILKKTVGYFSNPE, encoded by the coding sequence CGCCGCTACACTGCCGAGTTCAAAAAAGAGGCAGTCAAGATGATCATAATTGAAGGTACACCGGTGAAGGAGGTATCCGAGCAGCTTGGTGTTCCCGAGGGGATGCTGTATAGCTGGAGGAAGAAGCACCTGGATGATTTGGAGGCTGAGGCTCCCGAGGGTGCACAGAGTCCGAAGGCGATGGCCGAGGAGCTGGCCCAGGTCCGCAAGGAGCTGGCCAAGCAAAAGCGGATGAACGAGATACTAAAAAAAACGGTGGGCTACTTCAGCAACCCCGAGTGA